AGGCCGGCAAGGTCTATCGGGATGCCCGTCTGCTGCTGGATCGACTGGTGGCGGAGCGCCGTCTGCAGGCCAAGGGGGTCTGTGGTCTCTTTCCCGCCGCCAGTCAGGAGGAGGATATCCTGCTCTTCCCCGACGAGTCGCGGGAGAACCCCATGGCCGTGCTGCACACCCTGCGTCGTCAGCAGGAGCCGGGTCCGTTCCGTGCGCTGGCCGATTTCGTGGCCACGCGGGAGTCCGACGACTACGACTATTGTGGACTGTTCGCCGTTACGGCGGGTTTGGGACTGGAAGAGGAGGTGGCCCGTCTGGAAGCCGCCCACGACGACTATCAGGCCATCTTGATGAAGGCCCTGGCGGATCGTCTGGCGGAGGCTTTCGCCGAGTATCTGCACCAGCGGGTGCGGCGGGAGTTCTGGGGATATGTGCGGGATGAGTCGCTCTCCCCGACGGAGTTGATCGCCGAGGCCTATCAGGGGATTCGTCCCGCGCCGGGTTATCCCGCCTGTCCCGATCACAGCGAGAAGGAGACCCTGTTCAAGGTGTTGGACGCCGGTCGTTACACCGGCATGCGGCTTACGGAGAGCGGGGCCATGCTGCCCCAGGCCTCGGTGTGCGGCTACTATTTCAGCCATCCTCAGGCCCGCTATTTCCATGTCGGACCGCTGGGCGAGGATCAGTTGAGCGACTATGCCCGCCGCAAGGGCATGAGTCTCGACGCGGTGAAAAAGCTGCTGTCGGCCAATCTGGGGGTGTAATCGTTCTTCGGGAACGGTTAACCTGAGTTCGGTGGATGAACAATAGGCGAAGGGGGGATCAAACCATGAAACTATCCGGGCAAATCAAACCCGTCCGTTATCTGAAAACCCACGCTCCGGAAGTTATTCGCGGTTTGGCCGATGGTAACGATCCGGTGATCATTACCTGTCATGGCGAGGCCAAGGCGGTCTTGCAGGATATCGGCGCCTACGAACAAACCCAGGAGACTCTGGCCCTGCTCAAACTCCTGGCCATGGGAAATCGGGAGATCGAGCAGGGAGAGGTGGTCCCCGCCATGGAGGTTGTGCGGCATCTGCGCCAAGCCTGACGCCCATGCGCTTCGAGGTGCTGATGACACATGGGGCCAGGCGCGATCTGGAGGAACTTCACGACTACATCGCCCGCCACGACAGCGCGGAAAAGGCGGCCCATGTACTCGATGCCGTCTTGGGGATCGTTGAAACCCTGGCCGAATTTCCGAAACGCGGTGCGCATCCCAGGGAGCTTCATGCCTTGGGTATCGAGGAGTTCCGTGAGATCGGCTTCAAGCCCTACCGGGTGATCTATCGGATTCAGGGGCAGCGCGTTTACATTCTTCTGGTTGCCGATGGTCGGCGGGATTTTCAAAACCTTCTCAAAAGTCGGTTCCTCAGGGCATGGGACAGACACGTGATGTCTTGAAATCGCGCCGAATGTATTCTGATCCCCTCATCCCCACCAGATCACCTTGGGATCGGGGCGGGGCTCGAAATCGATGGCCGCGCGCCCGTCCCCGCGTTGTTTGCGCAGCTCCTCCTGCCGCTCCAGCAGGGCCTGCCGCACCAGATACTCCCCGATCTCGATACACCAGTCCAACTGCTTCGGTCGCAACGGCTCTCCCGCCTCCTGCACCAGGGTGCGCCCCGCCAGATCGAGGCGCAGCCGCACCCCGCCCTTCAGTTCCAGTCGTATGGCTACCGGAACCGCCTCTTCCCACTCCACGTCGTGGGAGACCAGTCCTCGCATTTGGGCCATCTCCGCTCCTTTCTACGGCAGCACGATGACCCGCTTTTCCGGCTCCGCCGCCGCCCTGTAGAGGATCAGGACATGACCGATCATGCCGGCCACGTCGCTGCCGGTGGACTCGGCGATCTGCTGGCTCAACGCCTCCTTCTCCTCCTTGAAGCCGCCGAAGCGCACCTTGATCAACTCGTGATCCCGCAGGCCCCGGTCCACCTCTCCCAGAACCCCTGGCGTCACGCCGTCCTTGCCGATGGTCACCACCGGATTGAGTCCGTGGGCCAAGCCCCGCAGATATTTGCGCTGCGTTCCCGTCAACATGCCATTCTCCCCAAAGGATCGTATCGCAAGGAGACCCTTGCGGCAGCCGCCGAAAAGCGGCCATGATAGCGCGTTTGGCCCATACAGGAAGCGATTTTCATGGAAAAGAGTTCCGAAACGACCCCGACCGCCCCGCGCCGACGCAAACCATTGCGCCATTCCAAAGGGCCGTGCGTGGCCTGCAAGGCCGTGGATCTGCCCTTCTTCTGGCTTTGCCGCCACTGCGCCTTCACCATGTGCCAGGCCTGCATGCAGGAGAACCTCTGGGGCATGACCTGCAACCATGTCATCTGGATCTGTCCCGACTGCGGGGCGGAAAACGACTTCGGCAACCGCTGATCATGGGCCTGAACCGGCATCTGCTGCTGCTCTTCGCCTTGCTGGCGGGAACCGTCTGGTTCGCCGTTCAGATCGTTCAGGGCGCCGAAGCCCTCGTTGACCTCTGGCTGCGGCTGCAACTCCTGCCCTCCTGGCTGCGCATCACCCTGATCAGCGTCGCTGCCGCTCTGTTCGGTCTGCTGCTCGCGGGCGGTTTCCTCTTCTACCGCCGTTTGAACAAACCGGTGGTTCCGGCCCGAAAAGCACCTCCGCTCACGGAAGAGGCTCTGACGGCCCGCCTCGAAACCATCGGGCAACAGAACATCGACACCCGCGCCGCACGGGAAGAGTTGGCGGAACTGATGCGCCGCCGCGCCACGGGGGAGATTCATATCGCACTTCTCGGCGCGGTCAACAGCGGCAAAAGCACCCTGGTGAAGGCGCTGGTGCCGGAAGCCCGGGTGGAGATCAGCCCGGTGGGGGGCACCACCCGCGCCATCACCCGCCACGTCTGGACCACGCCGGCGGGGGACCGTCTGCTGATCGCCGATCTGCCGGGTCTCGACGACCCCGCTTCGGAGGAGCTTTCCCGGTTGGCTCGGGAAGAGGCGCAACGCGCCCATCTGGTCATCTCCCTCTGCACCGGCGATTTGACCCGCAGCGAATACCGGGAGCTGGACTATCTGTCCACCTTGAACAAACCGGTCGTGGTGGCCATGAACAAGGCGGACCATTACAGCGAGGGGGAGACCGCCAGCCTGCTGGCGCAGCTCGAAAAGCGGCTCGATGCCCTGTCGGGCCGGGAGAAGATGAGTCTGGTGGCCATTCGCAGCGGCGGTAGCCGGGAGGTCT
The DNA window shown above is from Magnetococcales bacterium and carries:
- the yhbY gene encoding ribosome assembly RNA-binding protein YhbY, producing the protein MLTGTQRKYLRGLAHGLNPVVTIGKDGVTPGVLGEVDRGLRDHELIKVRFGGFKEEKEALSQQIAESTGSDVAGMIGHVLILYRAAAEPEKRVIVLP
- a CDS encoding type II toxin-antitoxin system Phd/YefM family antitoxin → MKLSGQIKPVRYLKTHAPEVIRGLADGNDPVIITCHGEAKAVLQDIGAYEQTQETLALLKLLAMGNREIEQGEVVPAMEVVRHLRQA
- a CDS encoding type II toxin-antitoxin system RelE/ParE family toxin, with translation MRFEVLMTHGARRDLEELHDYIARHDSAEKAAHVLDAVLGIVETLAEFPKRGAHPRELHALGIEEFREIGFKPYRVIYRIQGQRVYILLVADGRRDFQNLLKSRFLRAWDRHVMS
- a CDS encoding 50S ribosome-binding GTPase, producing the protein MGLNRHLLLLFALLAGTVWFAVQIVQGAEALVDLWLRLQLLPSWLRITLISVAAALFGLLLAGGFLFYRRLNKPVVPARKAPPLTEEALTARLETIGQQNIDTRAAREELAELMRRRATGEIHIALLGAVNSGKSTLVKALVPEARVEISPVGGTTRAITRHVWTTPAGDRLLIADLPGLDDPASEELSRLAREEAQRAHLVISLCTGDLTRSEYRELDYLSTLNKPVVVAMNKADHYSEGETASLLAQLEKRLDALSGREKMSLVAIRSGGSREVFRLLPNGEEQREIRLLPPAVTPLARAMLAALDRHGEVLESLRDSAIFALSAQKLDQALREARRQRADAAIDSHARRAVVGALAAVSPGMDLLFQGILGLSLVKELSAIYEVSVSTREVEQLLKKTDLRLHRSLPLFLAIVGNLLKAFPGLGTVGGGLLHAVAYGMLFDSLGHAVARSLEEQGVLLSEPAIRLFEENLSLDLEERGKRFARLALDSLGQKGSKA